A window from Setaria italica strain Yugu1 chromosome VIII, Setaria_italica_v2.0, whole genome shotgun sequence encodes these proteins:
- the LOC101765920 gene encoding F-box/LRR-repeat protein 3 isoform X1 — MRRLQRLSLSRCKALTDMGLGCVAVGCTDLRDLSLKWCLGVTDLGLHLLALKCKNLTTLDLSYTMITKESFLAIMKLPDLQVLTLVGCIGIDDDALASLEKECSKSLQVLDMSHCQNITDVGVSSIVKSIPNLLELDLSYCCPQVTPCMLRSLQKISKLRTLKLEGCKFMADGLKAIGSSCVSIRELSLSKCSGVTDTELSFAVSKLKNLQKLDITCCRNITDVSVAAITGSCTSLISLRMESCSHVSSGALQLIGKHCSHLEELDLTDSDLDDEGLKALAGCSNLSSLKIGICLRISDEGLAHIGKSCPKLQDIDLYRCGGISDEGVIQIAQGCPTLESINLSYCTEITDRSLMSLSKCTKLNTLEIRGCPRVSSTGLSGIAMGCRLLSKLDIKKCFEINDVGMLYLSQFSHSLRQINLSYCSVTDIGLLSLSSICGLQNMTIVHLAGITPNGLIAALMVCGGLTKVKLHKAFKSMMPPHMLKNVEARGCIFQWINKPFKVEVEPCDVWKQQSQDVLVR, encoded by the exons ATGAGGAGGCTCCAGAGGCTGTCTCTCTCGCGCTGCAAGGCGCTCACCGACATGGGGCTCGGCTGCGTCGCCGTCGGATGCACGGACCTCAGGGACCTCTCCCTCAAGTGGTGCCTGGGGGTCACGGATTTGGGGCTCCACCTCCTCGCCCTCAAGTGCAAGAACCTCACCACCCTGGATCTCTCCTACACCATG ATCACAAAAGAGAGCTTTCTTGCCATCATGAAGCTACCCGATCTCCAGGTGTTGACACTGGTGGGGTGTATTGGAATTGATGATGATGCCCTTGCTAGTCTTGAGAAAGAATGCAGTAAATCACTGCAG GTGCTTGATATGTCTCATTGTCAGAACATCACTGATGTGGGAGTTTCATCCATAGTGAAATCGATACCGAATCTATTGGAACTGGATCTTTCATACTGCTGTCCT CAGGTTACTCCTTGTATGTTGAGAAGCCTCCAAAAAATTTCTAAACTGCGGACCCTGAAGCTGGAAGGTTGCAAGTTCATGGCTGATGGACTAAAAGCCATTGGAAGCTCTTGTGTTTCTATTAGGGAGTTAAGTCTTAGCAAGTGCTCTGGAGTGACAGATACGGAACTCTCTTTTGCTGTGTCAAAACTAAAGAATCTGCAGAAGCTGGACATCACTTGTTGTCGCAATATCACTGATGTTTCAGTAGCTGCCATCACTGGTTCGTGCACTTCCCTCATCTCTCTGAGGATGGAGTCTTGTAGTCATGTTTCAAGTGGAGCACTCCAACTAATTGGGAAGCACTGTTCTCATTTGGAAGAGCTGGACCTTACTGACAGTGATTTGGATGATGAAG GGCTGAAAGCTCTCGCCGGATGCAGCAATCTTTCGAGCCTAAAAATTGGCATTTGCTTGAGGATAAGTGATGAAGGTCTGGCCCACATTGGAAAGTCTTGCCCAAAACTCCAAGATATTGATTTGTACAG GTGTGGAGGCATTAGTGATGAAGGGGTTATTCAGATTGCTCAAGGCTGTCCAACACTAGAATCCATCAATCTATCCTACTGCACAGAAATAACAGACCGTTCACTGATGTCCCTCTCAAAATGCACAAAGCTAAATACACTGGAGATCCGTGGCTGTCCCAGGGTTTCATCCACAGGGCTCTCAGGAATAGCAATGGGGTGCAGGCTGCTTTCCAAGCTTGATATCAAGAAATGCTTTGAGATTAATGATGTGGGCATGCTATACCTTTCACAGTTTTCTCATAGCCTCCGTCAG ATAAACTTGTCATACTGTTCGGTCACCGACATTGGACTGCTTTCACTTTCTAGCATATGTGGCTTGCAGAACATGACCATTGTACATTTAGCTGGTATTACGCCTAATGGCTTGATAGCTGCTCTCATGGTCTGTGGTGGTTTGACAAAAGTGAAGCTTCATAAAGCATTCAAATCCATGATGCCTCCTCATATGCTAAAAAATGTTGAGGCACGTGGTTGTATTTTCCAGTGGATCAACAAACCATTTAAG GTTGAGGTGGAACCTTGTGATGTATGGAAGCAACAGTCACAAGATGTGCTTGTACGATGA
- the LOC101765920 gene encoding F-box/LRR-repeat protein 3 isoform X2: MRRLQRLSLSRCKALTDMGLGCVAVGCTDLRDLSLKWCLGVTDLGLHLLALKCKNLTTLDLSYTMITKESFLAIMKLPDLQVLTLVGCIGIDDDALASLEKECSKSLQVLDMSHCQNITDVGVSSIVKSIPNLLELDLSYCCPVTPCMLRSLQKISKLRTLKLEGCKFMADGLKAIGSSCVSIRELSLSKCSGVTDTELSFAVSKLKNLQKLDITCCRNITDVSVAAITGSCTSLISLRMESCSHVSSGALQLIGKHCSHLEELDLTDSDLDDEGLKALAGCSNLSSLKIGICLRISDEGLAHIGKSCPKLQDIDLYRCGGISDEGVIQIAQGCPTLESINLSYCTEITDRSLMSLSKCTKLNTLEIRGCPRVSSTGLSGIAMGCRLLSKLDIKKCFEINDVGMLYLSQFSHSLRQINLSYCSVTDIGLLSLSSICGLQNMTIVHLAGITPNGLIAALMVCGGLTKVKLHKAFKSMMPPHMLKNVEARGCIFQWINKPFKVEVEPCDVWKQQSQDVLVR, encoded by the exons ATGAGGAGGCTCCAGAGGCTGTCTCTCTCGCGCTGCAAGGCGCTCACCGACATGGGGCTCGGCTGCGTCGCCGTCGGATGCACGGACCTCAGGGACCTCTCCCTCAAGTGGTGCCTGGGGGTCACGGATTTGGGGCTCCACCTCCTCGCCCTCAAGTGCAAGAACCTCACCACCCTGGATCTCTCCTACACCATG ATCACAAAAGAGAGCTTTCTTGCCATCATGAAGCTACCCGATCTCCAGGTGTTGACACTGGTGGGGTGTATTGGAATTGATGATGATGCCCTTGCTAGTCTTGAGAAAGAATGCAGTAAATCACTGCAG GTGCTTGATATGTCTCATTGTCAGAACATCACTGATGTGGGAGTTTCATCCATAGTGAAATCGATACCGAATCTATTGGAACTGGATCTTTCATACTGCTGTCCT GTTACTCCTTGTATGTTGAGAAGCCTCCAAAAAATTTCTAAACTGCGGACCCTGAAGCTGGAAGGTTGCAAGTTCATGGCTGATGGACTAAAAGCCATTGGAAGCTCTTGTGTTTCTATTAGGGAGTTAAGTCTTAGCAAGTGCTCTGGAGTGACAGATACGGAACTCTCTTTTGCTGTGTCAAAACTAAAGAATCTGCAGAAGCTGGACATCACTTGTTGTCGCAATATCACTGATGTTTCAGTAGCTGCCATCACTGGTTCGTGCACTTCCCTCATCTCTCTGAGGATGGAGTCTTGTAGTCATGTTTCAAGTGGAGCACTCCAACTAATTGGGAAGCACTGTTCTCATTTGGAAGAGCTGGACCTTACTGACAGTGATTTGGATGATGAAG GGCTGAAAGCTCTCGCCGGATGCAGCAATCTTTCGAGCCTAAAAATTGGCATTTGCTTGAGGATAAGTGATGAAGGTCTGGCCCACATTGGAAAGTCTTGCCCAAAACTCCAAGATATTGATTTGTACAG GTGTGGAGGCATTAGTGATGAAGGGGTTATTCAGATTGCTCAAGGCTGTCCAACACTAGAATCCATCAATCTATCCTACTGCACAGAAATAACAGACCGTTCACTGATGTCCCTCTCAAAATGCACAAAGCTAAATACACTGGAGATCCGTGGCTGTCCCAGGGTTTCATCCACAGGGCTCTCAGGAATAGCAATGGGGTGCAGGCTGCTTTCCAAGCTTGATATCAAGAAATGCTTTGAGATTAATGATGTGGGCATGCTATACCTTTCACAGTTTTCTCATAGCCTCCGTCAG ATAAACTTGTCATACTGTTCGGTCACCGACATTGGACTGCTTTCACTTTCTAGCATATGTGGCTTGCAGAACATGACCATTGTACATTTAGCTGGTATTACGCCTAATGGCTTGATAGCTGCTCTCATGGTCTGTGGTGGTTTGACAAAAGTGAAGCTTCATAAAGCATTCAAATCCATGATGCCTCCTCATATGCTAAAAAATGTTGAGGCACGTGGTTGTATTTTCCAGTGGATCAACAAACCATTTAAG GTTGAGGTGGAACCTTGTGATGTATGGAAGCAACAGTCACAAGATGTGCTTGTACGATGA
- the LOC101772377 gene encoding uncharacterized protein LOC101772377: MALGDGATPAPVPNLSISGAALAALLHRCAAAAGDCDGLLFGRASHLPAPPASLSDYDDLPPAPALSISVSGHCSLSHPSSLSDPLGRFQAPSSDPSSAVGFFSSRRRTALRPSMRELALANSLSKTIEGRTIAHPLLFILVSPSASPNFSTHSYDYRAFLLLGSRLVPASISVVNVGPGFRDQYHAFYPESPMPCLPIPQPSSPEPTGQRHTHTIGEQKAVDEIVDGFGIGRLQGVLGSAAGQAAEMDDMYAGMLRKLEKLAREVEQSNLRVLEQENRNLLLRYRYAGMQ; the protein is encoded by the exons ATGGccctcggcgacggcgccaccccggccccggTGCCCAACCTCTCCATCTccggcgccgccctcgccgcgctcctccaccgctgcgccgccgccgccggcgactgcGACGGCCTCCTCTTCGGCCGCGCCTCccacctccccgcgccgcctgccTCCCTCTCCGACTACGACGACCTACCGCCCGCCCCCGCGCTCTCCATCTCCGTCTCGGGCCACTGCTCCCTCtcccacccctcctccctctccgatCCCCTCGGCCGCTTCCAGGCCCCCTCCTCGGATCCCTCCTCCGCCGTTGGCTTcttctcctcccgccgccgcaccgcgctCCGCCCCTCCATGCGCGAGCTCGCCCTCGCCAACTCCCTCTCCAAGACCATAGAAGGCCGCACCATCGCCCATCCCCTCCTCTTCATCCTCgtctccccctccgcctcccccaacTTCTCCACCCACTCCTACGACTAccgcgccttcctcctcctcggatCCCGCCTCGTCCCGGCCTCCATTAGCGTCGTCAACGTCGGCCCCGGCTTCAGGGACCAGTACCACGCCTTCTACCCAGAATCTCCAATGCCCTGCCTGCCGATTCCTCAGCCTTCGTCGCCAGAGCCCACAGGTCAACGTCACACTCACACCATTGGAGAGCAGAAGGCGGTGGATGAAATCGTGGACGGGTTTGGGATCGGGAGGCTGCAAGGGGTCCTGGGCTCTGCAGCAGGGCAGGCGGCAGAGATGGATGACATGTATGCAGGGATGCTCAGGAAGCTGGAGAAGCTCGCCAGGGAGGTGGAGCAGAGCAATCTCCGTGTTCTCGAGCAG GAGAACCGGAACCTGCTGCTGAGGTATAGATACGCAGGAATGCAATAG